The Trueperaceae bacterium genome contains the following window.
GTTGGTGCTGGCGGTGACGTACACGTACGCCGGCTACCCGATGGTGCGTCAGGCCCGCGCGATGGTGGCGGCGGGGGACGTCGGCACGGTCCGGAAGGTGGTCGTGACGTACCAGCAGGGGTGGTTGGCGACGAACGTCGAGGCGACCGGCCTCAAGCAGGCGGTGTGGCGCGCCGACCCCGCGAAGGCCGGCATCGCCGGCGCGATGGGCGACATCGGCAGCCACGCGGAGAACCTCGTGGCGACGGTCACCGGCCTCGAGGTGGAGGCGCTCTGCGCCGACCTCACGACGTTCGTGCCGGGGCGCGCCCTCGACGACGACGCGTCGTTGCTGCTGCGCTTCCGGGGGGGCGCGCGCGGCGCGATGGTCGCCTCGCAGGTCGCGGTCGGGCGGGAGAACGACCTGCGCCTCGACGTGTTCGGGAGCGACGGGGCGCTCACCTGGCGGCAGGAGGCCCCCAACGCGTTGACGTACGCTCCGCTGAACGGTCCGGCGCGCACCCTGACGCGGGGCGGGCCGGGCCTGCACCCCGCGGCGGAGGCCGCCGCCCGCGTCCCGGGCGGGCATCCCGAGGGTTTCCTGGAGGCGTTCGCGAACGTCTACGGTGACGTCGCCGCCGCGATCCGCGCCGCGCAGGGGCACGACGTGCCGCCCGGCGACCCGCCGACCGGACGGGAGGGCGCGCGCGGCATGCGCTTCGTCGAAACGACGATCGCGAGCGCGGGCAGCGACGCGAAGTGGACGCCGGTCCCGGACGCGCCGACGTGAGCGACGCCGCGCCGCCCGGGGCCGCCGGGGACCTGACGATTCGCGAGCTCGCGACGGCGGAGGCGGCGCGCGCCGCCGAGGCGCTGCAGCAGCGGGTGTGGGGGTTCGAACCGATCGAGGTCGTCCCGCAGCACGTCCTGTTGACCGCGCAACGGCACGGGGGGCTGCTGTTGGGCGCGTGGCGGGGGCCGCGCCTGCTGGGCGTCTCGTTCGGCTTCCTGGGCCGCGACGGGGACGTCCCCGCCCTGTGTTCGCACCTGCTCGGGACCGACCCCGACGCTCGCGGCCTGGGGGTGGGCGTGGCGCTCAAGTGGGCGCAACGCGAGGGGGCGCTCGCGCGCGGCGTGACGCGCATCGTGTGGACGTTCGACCCGCTGGAGCACGGCAACGCCCGCCTGAACACGAGCGTGCTCGGGGGGACGTCGAACCGGTACGTCGAGAACCTGTACGGCGACCTGCGCGACGAACTGAACGCCGGCCT
Protein-coding sequences here:
- a CDS encoding Gfo/Idh/MocA family oxidoreductase; this encodes MIREPAVPLRLGMVGGGTGAFIGAVHRTAARLDGAFTLTAGALASTPERARASAAAIGLPRSYDDWRAMVAGEAARPPEERIEAVAIVTPNHLHHPVAKAFLEAGIHVVTDKPMTTTSAEADELVALADARGLVLAVTYTYAGYPMVRQARAMVAAGDVGTVRKVVVTYQQGWLATNVEATGLKQAVWRADPAKAGIAGAMGDIGSHAENLVATVTGLEVEALCADLTTFVPGRALDDDASLLLRFRGGARGAMVASQVAVGRENDLRLDVFGSDGALTWRQEAPNALTYAPLNGPARTLTRGGPGLHPAAEAAARVPGGHPEGFLEAFANVYGDVAAAIRAAQGHDVPPGDPPTGREGARGMRFVETTIASAGSDAKWTPVPDAPT
- a CDS encoding GNAT family N-acetyltransferase, whose translation is MSDAAPPGAAGDLTIRELATAEAARAAEALQQRVWGFEPIEVVPQHVLLTAQRHGGLLLGAWRGPRLLGVSFGFLGRDGDVPALCSHLLGTDPDARGLGVGVALKWAQREGALARGVTRIVWTFDPLEHGNARLNTSVLGGTSNRYVENLYGDLRDELNAGLPSDRLEVVWDLEAPRVAARAAAHAEGRRAGPPAARGVRLDPEAPWGDVADPEGASRVRLGAPRDVQGLRTSDPEAAAAWRGHLRRALPPLFEAGYVLDGAGFAPADGAAELWLARAGI